Genomic segment of Kiritimatiellia bacterium:
GAGGCCGGCGAGGGCCGCAACATCACACATCAGCAGAAAAAGCTGAACGAGGACGAACTGCGCGAGTTCCGCAACCGCTTCGGCATCCCGATCAGCGACGATGAGGTTGCGAAGGTTCCGTTTTACCGGCCGTCCGAGGACAGTCCCGAGATCCGCTATCTGCTGGAGCGCCGGGCTGCCCTCGGCGGTTTTCTCCCCGCGCGCCGTCCCACGATGGTCTCGCTGCGCGCACCGCCGGACGACCTGATCGAGGAGTTCCGGCGCGGCAGCGAGCGGCCCGTTTCGACGACGATGGTGTTCGTGCGGCTGCTGTCGAAGCTGCTGCGCGACCCGGAACTCGGACCGCGCATTGTGCCCATCGTGCCCGACGAGGCCCGAACGTTCGGGATGGAGGCTCTGTTCCGGCAGTGCGGCATTTACTCGCACCCGGGTCAGCTGTACGAACCGGTGGACAAGGCGAGCCTGCTCTACTACCGCGAGGCGCGTGACGGTCAGATCCTCGAGGAGGGCATCACAGAAGCCGGTTCGATTTCGTCGTTCATTGCGGCCGGCACCGCCTACGCGAACCACGGGTTGCCGATGATCCCGTTCTTCATTTTCTACTCGATGTTCGGCATGCAGAGGGTCGGCGACCTTGTCTGGGCGGCGGGCGACTCGCGCTGCCGCGGGTTCCTGATCGGCGGGACCGCCGGACGCACCACGCTGGCCGGCGAGGGTCTTCAGCATCAGGACGGTCACAGCCACGTGCTCGCGCTGCCGGTCCCGAATCTCGAGTGTTACGATCCGGCGTTCGCGTATGAGCTGGCCGAAATCATCCAGGATGGTCTGCGCCGGATGTACGAGCAGCGGGAGGACGTCTTCTACTACCTCACCGTGATGAATGAGAACTACCCGCAGCCACCGATGCCGGAGGGCGTCCGGGAGGGGATTTTGCGGGGGCTGTACCGGTTCCGCGCTGCGCCGCAGGGGCGTGCGCCGGCGGTGCGGCTGCTGGGCAGCGGCGCGATTCTCAACGAGGTGACGCGCGCGGCGGACTGGCTTGCGGAGCACGCGGGCGTCGCTTCAGAGGTCTGGTCGGTGACTTCCTACAAGCGCTTGCACCGCGACGCGGTCGAGTGTGACCGCTGGAATCGCCTGCATCCGACGGAACCGCCGCGCGTGCCCTTTGTGGCGGCGCAGCTGGCAGGCAACGCGCCCGTCGTGGCCGCATCGGACTACATGAAAGTGTTGCCCGACATGATCGCCCGCTATGTGCCGGCGCCGTGGCAGACGCTGGGCACCGACGGGTTCGGCCGCAGCGACGGGCGCGAGGCGCTGCGGCGGCACTTCGAGGTGGACGCCGGCCACATCGCAGTCGCCGCGCTCGCCGCGCTGGCGCGACAGGGCGCGGTGCCTGCGGTGCGCGTGACCGACGCGATGAAGGCGTTCGACATCCGGGACGATCTGCCCGATCCGTGGCGCACGTGAGACGAGCAGGCGGCACATGAACGAGCAGGAGCCGACATGAGCGAGGTGTTTGCGATTCCTCCGCTCGGTGAAAATGTCGAGAGCGGGGACCTGGTGAAAGTTCTCGTGAACCCGGGCGACGCGGTTAGCGCGGGGCAGCCGCTGCTCGAAATCGAGACCGGCAAGGCGACCGTCGAAGTGCCCGCGCCGCGCGCGGGGCGGATTGGGCGGCTGCTGGTCAGCCCGGGCACGAAGGTGACCGTCGGCCAGCCGGTCTTCGAATGGGCAGGCGAGGGCGGGGACGCGGTGCAGTCACCCGTGGTGCCCACGGAGCCGCGCGAGGCTCCGTCCCGAGCGGAAGGGGTGGCCGAGACCACGTTCCCCTTGCCAGCGCTGGGGGAGAACGTTGAGCGTGGAACGAT
This window contains:
- the aceE gene encoding pyruvate dehydrogenase (acetyl-transferring), homodimeric type, encoding MNEIPFRDTDADREETQDWLASLDEVIERAGPARAVRLLRELSMRAHERGLRLPFTANTPYINTIPRSEQPPYPGNREIERRIKSLVRWNAMAMVVRANREEEGIGGHISTYASAATLYEVGFNHFFRAPHGDHPGDLIYVQGHASPGIYARAFLEGRLTAEQLANFRHELHATPGLASYPHPWLMPDFWQFPTVSMGLGPIMAIYQARFIRYLEDRGLRPPTDQKVWAFLGDGETDEPETLGAITLAAREHLDNLIFVINCNLQRLDGPVRGNGKVIQELEAAFRGAGWNVIKVIWGGDWDPLLERDRDGVLVRRMTEVVDGEYQKYVVEGGAYIRRHFFGADPRLLEMVKGMSDEQLQRLRRGGHDPEKVYAAYAAAVAHRGAPTVILAKTIKGYGLGEAGEGRNITHQQKKLNEDELREFRNRFGIPISDDEVAKVPFYRPSEDSPEIRYLLERRAALGGFLPARRPTMVSLRAPPDDLIEEFRRGSERPVSTTMVFVRLLSKLLRDPELGPRIVPIVPDEARTFGMEALFRQCGIYSHPGQLYEPVDKASLLYYREARDGQILEEGITEAGSISSFIAAGTAYANHGLPMIPFFIFYSMFGMQRVGDLVWAAGDSRCRGFLIGGTAGRTTLAGEGLQHQDGHSHVLALPVPNLECYDPAFAYELAEIIQDGLRRMYEQREDVFYYLTVMNENYPQPPMPEGVREGILRGLYRFRAAPQGRAPAVRLLGSGAILNEVTRAADWLAEHAGVASEVWSVTSYKRLHRDAVECDRWNRLHPTEPPRVPFVAAQLAGNAPVVAASDYMKVLPDMIARYVPAPWQTLGTDGFGRSDGREALRRHFEVDAGHIAVAALAALARQGAVPAVRVTDAMKAFDIRDDLPDPWRT